GAGGATCTGTTTTCCGGTGAGTTTCATGGTCATTAAAACATCGTCAAAGGGGAGCAGGCTGAAGACCTGCTCCATCGTGATCGGCCCCTTCGTAATGTCAGCCCTCATGCTTCCGCTGCTCAGGAAGGCTATGTCGGCACCGCTCGATTCCCGCATCGCATCGGTCACAATATCCCCGACCAGCGACTCGCCCCTATCGATCCTCATCAGGTCGACAGAAGTCTCGCCGACAACGCTCGCAAAGGAATCCTGAAGCCGGTCCCGGTAGGTCCGGACGATCTCTGCCGTTTTCCTGTCGATCCGGTCATCCGGGCCGGCGAAGACCGTTCTCAGTTCCTTCGTTCCGGTATCGGAATGAATCATCCCCGTTTCAGGATCGACGGCGAGGTTGAGCACCCCGAGGTATATCCCATAATATCCGGCCTGCACGATGATCGTCTTCCCGACTCTTTCGGGGTACATGACCGCCGTATGAGAATGTCCGCCGACTATCAGGTCGATCCCTCCGACAGCGCCGGCCAGACGTCTATCTGCATCGAGTCCGGAATGGCAGAGCACGACTACGATATCCGCCCCTTTCTCTTTCACCTTCCGGATGAGTCCCGGAAGGACCTTTACCGGGTCGAGAAATTTCAGGTCGCTCACGTTGTCCGGTTTTGTAGTATAGGCGGTCTCGGGAGTTGTTATTCCGATGACCGCGATCTTCAGACCCTTCCTCTCGAGCATGACGAAGGGCCTTATTCCCGGAATACCCTTCCCCCCTCTGTCGGTGACCGTTGCAGAGAGGAAGGGAAATGCAGCGGACGCCTCAAGTCTCCTCAGGGGACCGAGTCCCCAATCGAACTCATGATTTCCCAATGCCATGGCATCGAACTTCAGGTAGTTCATGACTTCTATGACCGGCTCCCCCCGGAAGATATTCGACTCAGGGGAGCCCTGGAACATGTCCCCGGCAGAGAGGAGTATGGTGCCCTCAGGGTTCTTGGCGCGTTCATCCTCGATCATCTGCGCGAGAAAAGCCGCTCCGCCCACCGGGGTCTTTTCATCAACGCTCTTCACAAGGGAGGGGAGGAGTCGGCCGTGGAAATCGTTCAGATGGAGGACCGTGAGTGCGACAGGCCCGTGGACCTCCGCAATGCAAAGCGAAGACAGGAGGAGAAGGATGATCGTAAATACCGCTCTTATGAGAACCTTCTCTGCGTGCATGACCTTCATAGCATCATCGTAACCTATTAATTTATCTTATCTCCTTATTAGCATAACTATATCACCCTAAACTTGCAAGGAAAAACCTTGCATAAAAACACC
This Thermodesulfovibrionales bacterium DNA region includes the following protein-coding sequences:
- a CDS encoding bifunctional UDP-sugar hydrolase/5'-nucleotidase, with the translated sequence MKVMHAEKVLIRAVFTIILLLLSSLCIAEVHGPVALTVLHLNDFHGRLLPSLVKSVDEKTPVGGAAFLAQMIEDERAKNPEGTILLSAGDMFQGSPESNIFRGEPVIEVMNYLKFDAMALGNHEFDWGLGPLRRLEASAAFPFLSATVTDRGGKGIPGIRPFVMLERKGLKIAVIGITTPETAYTTKPDNVSDLKFLDPVKVLPGLIRKVKEKGADIVVVLCHSGLDADRRLAGAVGGIDLIVGGHSHTAVMYPERVGKTIIVQAGYYGIYLGVLNLAVDPETGMIHSDTGTKELRTVFAGPDDRIDRKTAEIVRTYRDRLQDSFASVVGETSVDLMRIDRGESLVGDIVTDAMRESSGADIAFLSSGSMRADITKGPITMEQVFSLLPFDDVLMTMKLTGKQIL